A single genomic interval of Lucilia cuprina isolate Lc7/37 chromosome 2, ASM2204524v1, whole genome shotgun sequence harbors:
- the LOC124421407 gene encoding uncharacterized protein LOC124421407 — protein MDILDNFEPKPKRVRLNPPRKWSVAEEKSLLEFLVENRDFEKPTAQVYYKRFAEQKNVCVEWKQVRSKVRNMRVSYNKAKAWEGSTGAGSMEGETVKVFSNFIENVLLL, from the exons ATGGATATTCTGGATAATTTTGag ccTAAACCAAAACGTGTTCGTTTAAATCCGCCAAGAAAGTGGTCTGTGGCCGAAGAAAAGAGTTTATTGGAATTTCTCGTGGAAAATAGGGACTTTGAG aaaCCAACAGCCCAGGTTTATTATAAGCGCTTCGCAGAGCAAAAGAACGTGTGCGTGGAATGGAAACAAGTGAGATCCAAAGTTAGGAATATGCGGGTGTCTTATAATAAAGCAAAAGCATGGGAAGGTTCGACTGGAGCGGGAAGCATGGAAGGTGAAACAGTAAAAG tttttagcaACTTTATTGAAAATGTCCTGTTATTATGA